The following coding sequences lie in one Pontibacter sp. G13 genomic window:
- a CDS encoding MATE family efflux transporter, translating into MLRTQTYERHISETLKLSFPVIIGQLGHVLMGVIDNMMIGQLGAGYLSAASLANGMFFVLTVIGIGITFAISPLVAEADAAKKVEEAGHYLRQGFWTALGVGVVLGAMVYGGSFLLSHMDQPESDVKLAFSYTQIISFSAIPMMLFLVFKQFADGLSLTKPAMYITMVGLVFNVVANWILIYGHFGFPRLELDGAGYGTLSSRIFMLIMMAGYVMWNKRFAMYKLWQGWWQLKGEHIKKILAIGFPSGLQYFFEVGAFIGAVVMIGWMDEHPVENRAAHQIAIQIAAITYMIVSGISAGATIRVGNAKGRMDFAEVRQAGIAGLVLGAGFMALSAIGFILFRESLPKLFVNGQEEIYVLTLASKLMIVAAFFQLFDGIQAVGLGILRGIQDVNIPTAITFFSYWVIAIPLGYVLCFPMNLGVEGIWYAFLVSLIVASLLLTTRFMYLTRKEALSTAV; encoded by the coding sequence TTGTTACGCACGCAAACATACGAAAGGCATATATCCGAAACCCTCAAGCTGTCTTTTCCTGTCATCATTGGACAGCTCGGGCATGTTTTGATGGGGGTGATTGATAATATGATGATTGGTCAATTAGGGGCAGGATACTTGTCTGCCGCATCATTGGCCAATGGAATGTTCTTTGTCCTTACCGTAATCGGGATCGGAATCACATTCGCGATTTCTCCGCTTGTGGCCGAAGCAGATGCTGCCAAAAAGGTAGAGGAAGCTGGACACTATTTGAGACAGGGCTTCTGGACAGCACTCGGGGTGGGAGTGGTGTTGGGAGCCATGGTATATGGTGGTTCATTTTTGCTATCCCACATGGATCAGCCTGAATCTGATGTGAAATTGGCGTTTAGCTATACACAAATCATTAGTTTTTCTGCCATTCCCATGATGTTGTTCTTGGTATTCAAGCAATTTGCGGATGGATTATCCCTCACCAAGCCAGCGATGTATATCACAATGGTTGGTCTGGTATTCAACGTGGTTGCCAACTGGATCCTCATCTATGGACATTTTGGATTCCCTCGGCTAGAATTGGACGGGGCGGGTTATGGTACGCTCAGTAGTCGTATATTCATGCTGATCATGATGGCTGGGTACGTGATGTGGAATAAGCGTTTCGCGATGTACAAGCTGTGGCAAGGTTGGTGGCAATTGAAAGGGGAACACATTAAGAAGATTCTGGCCATTGGATTCCCTTCAGGATTGCAATACTTTTTCGAAGTAGGGGCATTCATCGGAGCCGTTGTGATGATCGGATGGATGGATGAACACCCTGTAGAAAATAGAGCCGCACATCAAATTGCCATCCAGATTGCCGCAATCACCTACATGATTGTAAGCGGAATTTCTGCTGGAGCTACCATTCGGGTGGGAAATGCAAAAGGACGAATGGACTTTGCCGAAGTCCGTCAAGCTGGAATTGCCGGCTTGGTACTTGGTGCAGGCTTCATGGCACTTTCTGCGATTGGTTTTATCCTATTCCGGGAGTCCTTGCCTAAGCTTTTCGTCAATGGTCAGGAAGAAATTTATGTATTGACCTTGGCCTCGAAATTGATGATCGTTGCGGCGTTTTTCCAACTTTTCGATGGAATTCAGGCAGTGGGCTTGGGAATTTTGAGAGGGATTCAAGATGTGAATATTCCCACGGCTATTACGTTTTTTTCTTATTGGGTGATCGCTATCCCTTTAGGTTACGTGCTATGTTTTCCTATGAATCTTGGAGTTGAGGGAATCTGGTATGCATTTTTGGTCAGTTTAATCGTGGCCTCTTTACTATTGACCACTCGATTTATGTACCTGACCCGTAAAGAAGCTTTGTCAACTGCGGTATAA
- a CDS encoding DUF2071 domain-containing protein, with amino-acid sequence MQISAVEGWMERRLMIHYRVDAGVLKAMLPAPFRPRLVDGYGIAGVDLIRQRQMRIKGFPRKVGMNSDLALHRFSVEWSEMGRTRTGVYIPRRETSLPIHVIAGGRLYPGIYHLAKFRSREKNGKYAIKMSGNSDTSVAIQAKVSDYFPFESVFREVEYASTFFRKEAIGYTPRYQLSIFDGLRLHMPRWQVTPMHVSQVKVSFFENPAIFPPGSIYFDHALLVENVEYEWRRVDQLIAPRPIIWERLVGDQLV; translated from the coding sequence ATGCAAATATCTGCTGTAGAAGGTTGGATGGAAAGGCGCCTGATGATTCATTATCGGGTCGATGCCGGCGTGCTTAAGGCAATGCTTCCTGCTCCATTCCGACCTCGCTTAGTGGATGGATATGGCATTGCTGGAGTGGATTTGATCCGTCAAAGGCAAATGAGAATCAAAGGGTTCCCGCGCAAGGTCGGCATGAACTCCGATCTTGCGCTACATCGATTTTCGGTGGAGTGGAGCGAAATGGGGCGGACTCGAACTGGGGTCTACATTCCCCGGAGAGAAACTTCATTGCCCATTCATGTGATTGCGGGAGGACGCCTCTATCCAGGGATTTACCATCTAGCCAAATTCCGGTCACGTGAAAAAAACGGCAAGTACGCGATCAAGATGAGTGGAAATAGCGATACCTCGGTGGCGATTCAAGCCAAGGTGTCGGATTATTTCCCTTTTGAATCCGTCTTTAGAGAAGTGGAATATGCATCTACCTTTTTTAGAAAGGAAGCCATTGGATATACGCCACGGTACCAATTGAGCATATTTGACGGGCTCAGACTACACATGCCTAGATGGCAAGTAACCCCAATGCATGTCAGCCAAGTGAAGGTGAGCTTTTTCGAGAATCCTGCCATTTTTCCTCCGGGCTCGATCTATTTTGATCATGCCTTGTTGGTGGAAAATGTGGAGTACGAATGGAGGAGAGTGGATCAGTTGATTGCGCCTAGGCCTATTATTTGGGAGAGATTGGTGGGTGATCAGCTGGTATAG
- a CDS encoding ABC transporter ATP-binding protein: protein MEPVIQLSNIRKTYQMGAERIHALRDVSLEIYRNQYLAIMGPSGSGKSTLMNMLGCLDSPSGGTYMLNGTDVSNMKDADLAYIRNKEIGFVFQTFNLLNRSSALDNVALPLVYAGLGKAARRDRAKHVLESVDLGDRIHHKPNELSGGQRQRVAIARALVNSPSIILADEPTGNLDTKTSHEIMSLFDELHKAGNTIILVTHEEDIAEFAQTVVRLRDGNIESIQENAVRRTVN from the coding sequence ATGGAACCAGTCATCCAGCTATCAAACATTCGCAAGACTTACCAAATGGGTGCCGAGCGTATCCACGCCCTGCGCGATGTCTCTCTTGAAATTTATCGAAATCAATATCTGGCTATTATGGGCCCTTCTGGCTCCGGAAAGTCGACGTTGATGAACATGCTGGGATGTTTGGATTCTCCCTCTGGAGGTACCTATATGCTAAACGGGACGGATGTGAGTAACATGAAAGATGCCGACCTCGCCTACATTCGCAACAAAGAGATCGGATTTGTATTCCAGACTTTCAATCTTCTAAATCGCTCTAGCGCATTGGATAATGTCGCTCTTCCGTTGGTGTATGCAGGTCTTGGAAAAGCTGCCAGGAGAGACCGTGCTAAGCATGTGCTGGAAAGCGTAGATCTGGGAGATCGAATCCATCACAAGCCCAATGAGCTTTCAGGCGGACAACGCCAGCGGGTGGCTATCGCTAGAGCGCTAGTCAACAGCCCTTCTATCATCTTGGCGGATGAGCCTACCGGGAACCTCGATACCAAAACTTCCCATGAGATCATGTCTCTTTTCGATGAACTCCACAAGGCCGGAAATACGATTATCCTCGTTACTCACGAAGAAGATATCGCCGAATTTGCGCAGACAGTCGTGAGACTCAGAGATGGCAATATTGAATCCATTCAGGAAAATGCCGTCCGTCGTACAGTCAACTAA
- the mgtE gene encoding magnesium transporter: MEMEATKKRIDRVRRLLKSPNAHVRALLGVLHPAEVALVLEDSPPEIQERIIKELPGDLISEAISEMDEETKPGRLLTYLHPEIAAGLIKSLAPDDATDLLAQIPQAYKDKILYHMPQDDSEVIQHLLEYDEDTGGGLMNPDVVVVQENMTKLEALRAVVEQSEEMDEFYTIYVVDREHRLRGFLTFRSLFIAKNSALVRNIMDRDIISVSDTQDQEEVAKVMAKYNLPTLPVVDAQNHLLGRITFDDIMDVIEEENTEDILNFAGVSDGENLRGGWANAVKSRIPWLLINLCTASIAAYTISQFDSTIERLVILTSLMPIIAGVSGNGATQALAVTIRRISTDGIPRRKAPGVILKELSVGAINGLMLGAIVSMAASIVNPQFPTEFVLMLGVVVYLAMFGNLVLAGFAGSFIPIMLERLGQDPAVASSILITAFTDIIGYLLLFGLGSHFLLPIVNPLHDAGMNFISPF, encoded by the coding sequence ATGGAAATGGAAGCCACCAAAAAGCGGATTGATCGGGTTAGGCGCCTGCTGAAATCTCCCAATGCGCATGTACGGGCTCTACTCGGAGTCCTGCACCCTGCTGAAGTAGCATTGGTTCTTGAGGATAGTCCACCTGAAATCCAAGAGCGGATCATAAAGGAATTGCCCGGGGATTTGATTTCCGAAGCCATCTCAGAAATGGATGAGGAAACCAAACCTGGCAGACTCCTCACCTACCTACATCCCGAAATCGCAGCCGGCCTGATCAAATCTCTCGCGCCAGACGACGCGACTGACCTACTCGCCCAAATCCCCCAAGCGTACAAGGACAAAATCTTGTACCATATGCCTCAGGATGACTCAGAAGTCATTCAACACCTGCTGGAATACGATGAAGACACAGGCGGTGGCTTGATGAATCCTGACGTAGTGGTTGTTCAGGAAAATATGACCAAGCTAGAGGCTTTGAGGGCAGTTGTGGAGCAATCTGAGGAGATGGATGAATTCTATACCATCTATGTCGTTGATCGCGAGCATCGGCTCAGAGGCTTTTTGACCTTCCGCTCTCTGTTCATCGCGAAGAATAGTGCTTTGGTCCGCAATATCATGGACCGGGACATCATTTCTGTTTCCGACACCCAGGATCAGGAAGAGGTGGCCAAAGTCATGGCCAAATACAACCTTCCAACCCTTCCTGTTGTAGATGCCCAGAACCATCTGCTTGGACGAATTACTTTCGATGATATCATGGACGTCATCGAAGAGGAGAATACAGAAGACATCTTGAACTTTGCGGGGGTATCAGATGGAGAAAACCTCCGAGGAGGATGGGCCAATGCAGTCAAGAGCCGAATCCCATGGTTGCTCATCAACCTCTGCACCGCTTCTATTGCAGCCTATACCATTTCTCAATTTGATTCTACGATTGAGCGACTGGTGATTTTGACTTCGCTCATGCCCATTATCGCGGGAGTTTCTGGCAATGGAGCGACTCAAGCGTTGGCAGTAACGATCAGGAGAATTTCAACTGACGGCATTCCGCGGAGAAAAGCCCCCGGCGTAATTCTCAAGGAGCTATCCGTTGGCGCCATCAATGGATTGATGCTCGGTGCCATCGTCTCCATGGCAGCATCTATTGTCAATCCTCAATTTCCTACCGAGTTTGTATTGATGCTTGGCGTGGTAGTATATCTCGCGATGTTTGGGAATTTGGTGTTGGCAGGATTTGCAGGTTCATTTATTCCGATCATGCTTGAGCGCCTTGGTCAAGACCCGGCTGTGGCATCTTCCATCCTCATTACAGCTTTTACCGACATCATAGGGTATCTGCTGCTATTTGGATTAGGGTCGCACTTTTTGCTCCCCATCGTGAACCCATTGCACGATGCAGGCATGAATTTCATTAGTCCATTTTGA
- a CDS encoding DUF6728 family protein, whose amino-acid sequence MEVWKKIWGYITFKKADPDAPSSFNLKVMHGINRISLLMFFIAVTAYIIKVLLR is encoded by the coding sequence ATGGAAGTCTGGAAAAAAATCTGGGGGTACATCACCTTCAAAAAAGCAGATCCTGACGCACCTTCCTCCTTCAATCTCAAGGTCATGCATGGCATCAATCGCATTTCCTTGCTGATGTTCTTTATCGCGGTTACCGCTTACATCATCAAAGTACTGTTGCGATAA
- a CDS encoding leucine-rich repeat domain-containing protein — translation MLRILLIVLFSGSVLSGFSQVADSAMVSRGMAINPEAPTPSMPMLSARQLDNAVWYYSMDEAMREPEKVVKLSLKKKHLKRFPQELSRFPNLQVLNLSHNKIKELPNDISQFHNLQVLILSHNKIRSLPDAFRDMDNLKELYLGFNRLMAVPAWVGGLSKIEHIDLTRNNITTYEIERLKAKLPTCEITH, via the coding sequence ATGCTACGGATTCTGCTTATCGTACTGTTTTCGGGATCAGTCCTTTCTGGATTTTCCCAAGTTGCCGACTCCGCGATGGTTTCTCGCGGGATGGCCATCAACCCCGAGGCTCCAACGCCTTCAATGCCTATGCTGAGTGCCCGCCAGCTAGATAATGCCGTCTGGTATTACAGCATGGACGAGGCCATGAGAGAGCCCGAGAAAGTCGTTAAGCTTTCCCTAAAGAAGAAACACCTCAAGCGATTCCCTCAGGAATTGAGCAGATTCCCCAATTTGCAAGTGCTCAATCTTTCCCACAACAAGATCAAGGAGTTGCCAAATGACATCTCACAATTCCACAATCTCCAAGTGTTGATCTTGAGCCACAACAAAATCAGATCCCTCCCTGATGCATTCAGAGATATGGACAATCTGAAGGAGCTATACCTTGGCTTCAACCGCTTGATGGCGGTTCCGGCGTGGGTAGGAGGCCTCTCCAAAATTGAGCACATCGATTTGACTAGGAATAATATTACCACCTACGAGATCGAAAGGCTCAAAGCCAAATTGCCAACCTGTGAAATCACCCACTAA
- a CDS encoding Ig-like domain-containing protein — translation MNKQSFALIMVSMAFWVILGGGCAQQLTPQGGPKDVDPPIIVKTTPDSAQLRYVTPKVRFVFDEPIRKPTMDREIFISPFVRSPKVILSDNAKKVSIQFRDELRPQTTYIVTLTDIQDSHEGNKLESSYSLAFSTGDVLDSMEIRGRIQSPVIGQPEKEMTILLFDPDTVADNDFVRVRPAYLTKTDESGEFSFKYLRNTPFRILGVKDEDQSNSFSGSNEWVAISPDSLVTFSDSLGNLATVVLYSFLMDNDVPRVKSYKWIQNQTLSVTLSKNIKLDSAQVWYSDTLGNDSVPLPHLTLIEGTDPELLINVPTGRFVEGLIHFEGIADSLGFALDSTLRVNGSRFKAFDSPLIAKPKLNPHIAKWELIAPKFLDSDELSALVVTDTSKYDSLRKEIPLEISQSGFKVQFAPAAAPDSAVPYILNVPGAWSQDSALLDSTFRLSLKWEDPKIYGSVEGALKMDSTYSGPFVLEMLDDKGKLVRSTTDTTFTFERLKAGSYTFRIILDEDGNGVWTPGTLDPPTLPEKIWQDPTPLSIRENWVFEEYLIEVNLSGGTASAAALQNEDEDAQTDGPPEKKE, via the coding sequence ATGAATAAGCAATCATTCGCCCTGATCATGGTCTCGATGGCCTTCTGGGTGATATTGGGAGGAGGATGCGCCCAGCAATTGACCCCCCAAGGAGGACCGAAAGATGTAGATCCGCCTATAATCGTCAAGACCACTCCAGATAGTGCACAGCTTCGATATGTGACCCCAAAAGTTCGATTCGTATTTGACGAACCGATCCGAAAGCCCACGATGGATCGGGAGATATTCATTTCCCCATTTGTGCGTTCTCCCAAGGTGATATTGAGCGATAACGCCAAGAAAGTCTCCATTCAATTTCGCGATGAGCTTAGACCTCAGACTACCTACATCGTGACTTTGACGGATATTCAGGATTCCCATGAAGGGAATAAACTAGAAAGCTCTTATTCATTGGCATTCAGTACGGGGGATGTATTGGATAGCATGGAGATTCGCGGACGTATCCAAAGCCCGGTGATTGGTCAGCCTGAAAAGGAAATGACCATATTGCTATTTGATCCAGATACCGTTGCAGACAACGATTTCGTCCGAGTAAGGCCTGCTTATTTGACCAAAACTGACGAGTCTGGCGAATTTTCATTCAAGTATCTCCGCAATACCCCATTCCGAATTCTAGGCGTCAAAGACGAAGATCAATCCAACTCTTTCAGTGGCTCGAATGAATGGGTCGCGATCTCCCCCGATTCTCTGGTAACGTTTTCGGATTCCCTGGGCAACTTGGCGACTGTGGTGCTGTATTCATTTCTTATGGATAATGACGTGCCGCGAGTTAAGAGTTACAAGTGGATTCAAAATCAAACCCTCTCCGTAACGCTCAGCAAAAATATCAAGCTGGACAGCGCTCAGGTCTGGTATTCTGACACACTGGGCAATGACTCTGTACCTCTACCACATTTGACTCTAATTGAAGGGACTGATCCGGAGCTCTTGATAAATGTTCCGACTGGGAGATTTGTCGAGGGATTGATTCACTTTGAAGGCATTGCCGATAGCCTTGGTTTTGCTCTCGATTCGACCCTGAGAGTCAATGGAAGTCGATTCAAGGCATTTGATTCACCGCTGATCGCCAAACCCAAGCTCAATCCACATATTGCGAAGTGGGAATTGATCGCTCCGAAATTCCTTGATTCAGATGAGCTTTCGGCATTGGTAGTGACAGACACGAGCAAATATGATTCGCTCCGAAAAGAGATTCCTCTGGAGATATCCCAATCAGGATTCAAGGTCCAATTTGCGCCTGCGGCCGCCCCAGATTCCGCAGTCCCATATATTCTCAATGTACCTGGTGCATGGTCCCAAGATTCGGCTTTGTTGGATAGTACATTTAGGCTTTCCCTCAAATGGGAAGACCCCAAAATATATGGAAGCGTGGAGGGGGCTTTGAAGATGGACAGTACCTATTCTGGCCCGTTTGTGTTGGAGATGCTAGATGATAAAGGGAAACTGGTCAGAAGTACGACGGATACCACATTTACCTTCGAGCGACTGAAAGCGGGTTCCTACACCTTTCGCATCATTTTGGATGAAGATGGAAATGGAGTGTGGACACCCGGCACGCTCGACCCACCTACTTTGCCAGAAAAGATCTGGCAGGACCCCACTCCCTTAAGTATTCGGGAAAACTGGGTCTTCGAAGAATATTTGATAGAAGTGAATCTTTCGGGCGGGACTGCCTCAGCAGCTGCTTTGCAAAATGAGGATGAAGATGCTCAAACGGATGGTCCTCCCGAAAAGAAGGAGTGA
- a CDS encoding AAA domain-containing protein → MRQILHAYKMRLTNLSQGNRSLRLNRLSKRRDMDLKDLGYLESAAPEDLLRKIIAGKHIPLISQLDPRHEPTNLADQRLSHIYRTVNTLFEESGSYDLFVGYPFVEGKFADGTIARCPVLLFPVRLVRNLKSRPRWKLEIVPDEPVTFNKTFFLAFEQYQQLRLDAEFWEEEIDPNKDWQIWIQQLYAKIKDYELGLNFNSELFSLQLERFMDETKGSMEGWRNGVLKFKPQAVLGIFPQSDSALLRDYEIIEKSEEDYDLEGLFGKREYRPVSQEIGYIKEEDRYFVTEVDQSQEDALIQIKGGRSIVVHGPPGTGKSQVIVNIIADAMAHGKKVLMVSQKRAALDVVHKRLSGLGLGRFSVLVHDYRHDRSAIFQKIRKLIDDIPVFQQEIQDLNITKWEHEYQLLSRQTDQFNRTFDELYKALVKPLDAGVSAHELYLLSDPKEDLLPMQEISRKWNLDQLMVFTDKLRSLGDYADLLEESHPWADRLSFRHYGYEDRDRISHALEQVPDQLNQLNEIFLNLSKKLGNQILNKDRNSQRVAKFREMERLLQRPDFRADLEAIHLAQGTPDDFEAELAKFEHAIDGLSERQILGDEHWVYYETLLKHVRVYQKRSGQILKWVSIPFLQAKWFFEKVLEKHKMKLDDKSFEVIREEVRAFREMHRVYSQQLEQPFLADFPLLNGQSEKDDWLERKRKHLAGYRTFTKLTFFPGLSPRFKGGGFDTQHWTQSLRQIDSLEDFTHELESFERGLESWLSPSQASKLVASVSAPEEIQGWLEALKEAFDKDFDDLRNLDQMLANYTPAEMEAQQIVRDRFGAQWDEKMVVEAVQNSLYCFWLEWAERVDPVLAEVSGRSWNRKSQEFSDKLQERRKRVVELILRKIKEKISSIIQYNRLNNPTTFRTVHHQVSKKRRLWSVRKLVAETWDEGLKELTPCWMASPESVAAIFPMKPDFFDVVIFDEASQCFVERALPVILRGKQAVIAGDDKQLPPTDLYSVRYEDADEEFVETEVALEVESVLDLAKTSFPETRLLWHYRSKEEALINFSNYAFYDGALQVIPPAQSELRDIPPLEWVEASGQWIQNRNSVEADLILDLILELVDRPDKPSVGIVTFNYHQQELIRDAIDQKLQDLADADDPKFYQLQGLMDLEESGEFQGLFVKNIENVQGDERDIIIFSVGYAPNEKGKLSTNFGLLNQRGGENRLNVAITRARKKIYVVCSFFPESLQVEDATHAGPRYFRDFLMYARAVSRGRKEEAMLLLNKQDDQQVLMPPPPNALSDWIAQELEDQGWVVDRNIGDTRYKLDLAVKARRDDEGYLLGIECEGPFYFQGRSSKEREVYRSRLLKNRGWELHRVWGRNFWKDKQKEMSAILDRLSQLRAKSANL, encoded by the coding sequence ATGCGTCAGATTCTGCATGCCTATAAAATGCGACTCACCAATTTGAGTCAGGGCAACCGATCTCTCAGGCTTAATCGTCTCTCCAAACGCCGCGACATGGACCTCAAAGATTTGGGGTATCTTGAGTCGGCAGCTCCCGAAGATTTGCTCCGGAAAATCATTGCGGGAAAGCACATCCCCCTCATTTCCCAGCTGGACCCCCGGCACGAACCCACCAATCTGGCCGACCAGCGCCTCAGCCACATTTACCGAACCGTCAACACGCTGTTCGAAGAATCAGGTTCCTATGACCTATTTGTTGGATACCCATTCGTAGAAGGGAAGTTTGCCGATGGAACAATCGCCCGATGTCCCGTGCTGCTTTTCCCGGTACGACTCGTTCGCAATTTGAAATCGAGGCCTCGATGGAAGCTCGAAATTGTCCCTGATGAGCCTGTGACCTTCAACAAGACCTTTTTCTTGGCTTTTGAGCAGTATCAGCAGTTGAGGTTGGATGCGGAGTTTTGGGAAGAGGAAATCGATCCAAACAAGGATTGGCAGATCTGGATACAACAGCTTTACGCCAAAATAAAGGATTACGAACTAGGCCTCAATTTCAACTCGGAACTGTTCTCGCTTCAGCTGGAGCGATTCATGGATGAAACGAAAGGTTCCATGGAAGGCTGGAGAAATGGCGTACTGAAGTTCAAACCTCAGGCGGTGTTGGGCATATTTCCCCAATCCGATTCTGCGCTGTTGAGGGATTACGAGATCATTGAAAAATCAGAAGAAGATTACGATCTAGAGGGGTTGTTCGGGAAACGCGAATACCGACCCGTATCTCAGGAGATTGGCTACATCAAGGAGGAGGACCGGTATTTTGTTACGGAAGTAGACCAGTCTCAAGAGGATGCGCTGATACAAATCAAAGGAGGGAGATCGATCGTTGTCCACGGTCCACCCGGTACAGGCAAGTCTCAGGTCATTGTGAACATCATTGCCGATGCAATGGCCCACGGGAAAAAGGTCCTGATGGTCTCGCAAAAGCGAGCCGCATTAGATGTGGTTCACAAACGATTGAGTGGATTGGGATTGGGAAGATTCTCCGTTTTGGTGCATGACTACAGACATGATCGCTCGGCCATTTTCCAGAAAATCCGAAAGCTCATTGATGATATCCCGGTGTTTCAGCAAGAGATTCAGGATCTGAATATCACCAAATGGGAGCACGAGTATCAATTGCTCTCCCGGCAGACTGACCAATTCAATCGCACGTTTGACGAGTTGTACAAGGCTCTGGTCAAGCCCCTCGATGCTGGAGTAAGTGCACATGAATTGTATTTGCTTTCTGATCCCAAGGAGGATCTGCTTCCGATGCAGGAGATTTCTCGGAAATGGAATCTCGATCAATTGATGGTATTCACGGATAAACTCAGGTCGCTCGGAGACTACGCAGATTTATTGGAGGAATCTCACCCGTGGGCGGATCGTCTTTCCTTCAGGCATTATGGCTATGAAGATCGAGATCGGATTTCTCATGCGTTGGAACAAGTTCCCGACCAATTGAACCAGCTCAATGAGATCTTTCTGAATCTGTCAAAGAAGCTCGGGAATCAGATTTTGAACAAGGATCGCAATTCGCAAAGAGTCGCCAAATTTCGTGAGATGGAGCGTCTGCTTCAGCGGCCGGATTTTCGAGCTGACCTAGAAGCCATTCATTTGGCACAAGGGACTCCAGATGATTTTGAGGCTGAATTGGCCAAATTCGAGCATGCCATTGATGGCCTTTCAGAGCGTCAGATTTTGGGAGACGAGCACTGGGTCTATTATGAAACCCTGCTCAAGCATGTCCGGGTGTATCAAAAACGATCAGGGCAAATCCTCAAGTGGGTATCCATCCCTTTTCTACAGGCCAAATGGTTCTTCGAAAAGGTTTTGGAAAAGCACAAGATGAAACTCGATGACAAATCCTTTGAGGTCATTCGGGAAGAGGTTCGAGCTTTCAGGGAAATGCACCGAGTGTATTCGCAGCAATTGGAGCAACCATTTCTGGCTGATTTTCCGCTGCTCAATGGCCAGTCTGAAAAGGATGATTGGTTGGAGCGAAAGCGCAAGCATCTCGCTGGCTATCGAACGTTTACCAAACTCACCTTTTTTCCCGGTTTGAGCCCTCGATTTAAAGGGGGAGGATTCGATACACAGCATTGGACCCAGTCTCTCCGGCAAATCGATTCACTCGAAGATTTTACGCATGAACTTGAGAGCTTCGAACGAGGATTGGAATCTTGGCTGAGTCCTTCCCAAGCCAGCAAATTGGTGGCGAGCGTTTCTGCTCCTGAAGAAATCCAAGGCTGGCTAGAAGCTCTAAAGGAGGCTTTTGACAAGGATTTCGATGACCTTCGGAATTTGGATCAGATGCTCGCCAATTACACCCCAGCTGAAATGGAGGCCCAGCAAATCGTTCGAGATCGATTTGGTGCCCAATGGGATGAAAAGATGGTCGTGGAGGCTGTACAGAACTCCTTGTACTGTTTCTGGCTAGAATGGGCCGAGCGTGTAGATCCTGTCTTGGCGGAGGTTTCAGGAAGATCTTGGAACAGAAAATCTCAAGAGTTTTCGGACAAACTCCAAGAGCGAAGAAAGCGGGTGGTGGAGTTGATTCTCCGAAAAATCAAGGAGAAGATCTCTAGCATCATTCAATACAATCGCCTCAACAATCCCACCACGTTCCGCACGGTGCATCACCAAGTGAGTAAAAAGCGCCGTCTCTGGTCAGTCAGAAAACTGGTCGCCGAGACTTGGGACGAAGGGTTGAAGGAATTGACCCCGTGCTGGATGGCCTCGCCTGAATCTGTCGCGGCGATATTTCCGATGAAGCCTGATTTCTTCGATGTCGTGATTTTTGATGAGGCTTCCCAATGCTTTGTAGAGCGTGCACTTCCGGTCATTCTTCGCGGCAAACAAGCGGTGATTGCTGGAGATGACAAACAGCTTCCTCCGACGGATTTGTATAGCGTGCGGTATGAAGATGCCGATGAAGAATTTGTCGAAACCGAAGTTGCGCTTGAGGTGGAAAGCGTCCTAGACCTCGCCAAAACCTCCTTTCCAGAAACGCGACTGCTTTGGCACTATCGCTCCAAAGAGGAGGCTTTGATCAATTTCTCGAATTATGCCTTTTACGATGGCGCCCTGCAAGTCATTCCACCCGCCCAGTCTGAGTTGCGAGACATTCCTCCATTGGAATGGGTAGAAGCTTCCGGTCAATGGATTCAGAATCGAAATTCCGTAGAGGCTGATCTCATTCTGGATTTGATTTTGGAGTTGGTGGATCGGCCCGACAAGCCTTCTGTGGGGATTGTGACCTTCAATTATCATCAGCAGGAATTGATCCGTGATGCGATAGATCAGAAGTTGCAAGATCTGGCAGATGCAGATGATCCAAAGTTCTATCAATTACAAGGGTTGATGGATTTGGAGGAAAGTGGAGAATTCCAGGGATTGTTCGTCAAGAACATCGAGAATGTCCAAGGAGATGAGCGAGACATCATCATTTTTTCGGTAGGCTATGCGCCCAACGAAAAGGGTAAACTCTCCACGAACTTTGGACTGTTGAATCAACGAGGCGGTGAGAACCGTCTCAATGTGGCCATTACGCGTGCTCGGAAGAAAATTTATGTGGTCTGTTCTTTCTTTCCAGAATCGCTTCAAGTGGAAGATGCCACACACGCTGGACCTAGATATTTTCGAGATTTTTTGATGTATGCACGAGCTGTGAGCCGAGGCCGCAAGGAAGAGGCTATGCTATTGCTCAACAAGCAAGACGACCAGCAAGTGCTCATGCCCCCTCCTCCTAATGCCTTGTCTGACTGGATTGCCCAAGAGCTCGAAGACCAAGGATGGGTGGTAGATCGGAACATTGGAGACACTCGCTACAAACTGGATTTGGCCGTGAAAGCTAGACGTGATGATGAAGGCTATTTACTGGGAATCGAATGTGAGGGACCCTTCTATTTTCAAGGCCGGAGTAGCAAGGAGCGGGAGGTATATCGAAGCCGTTTGTTGAAGAATCGAGGATGGGAGCTACACCGAGTTTGGGGGCGAAATTTTTGGAAGGACAAACAAAAAGAGATGAGTGCTATTCTGGATCGGTTATCTCAGTTGCGTGCAAAGTCTGCCAATCTGTAA